In Grus americana isolate bGruAme1 chromosome 4, bGruAme1.mat, whole genome shotgun sequence, one genomic interval encodes:
- the LOC129205768 gene encoding alcohol dehydrogenase class-3 isoform X2, translated as MRQKSVPLFRRGRLLLLVFAGLGTKLHVIKCKAAVAWEAGKPLSLEEVDVAPPKAYEVRIKIVATAVCHTDAYTLSGADPEGCFPVILGHEGAGIVESVGEGVTKVKPGDTVIPLYIPQCGECKFCKNPKTNLCQKIRITQGKGLMPDGTSRFTCKGKQIYHFMGTSTFSEYTVVADISVAKIDAAAPLDKVCLLGCGISTGYGAAVNTAKVEPGSTCAVFGLGGVGLAVIMGCKIAGASRIIGIDLNKDKFAKAKEFGATECISPQDFKKPIQEVLVEMTDGGVDYSFECIGNVGVMRAALEACHKGWGVSVIVGVAAAGQEISTRPFQLVTGRTWKGTAFGGWKSVDSVPKLVTDYMSKKIKVDEFVTHTLPFDKINEAFELMHTGKSIRTVLKL; from the exons ATGCGGCAGAAATCCGTGCCGTTATTTAGGCGTGGGAGGCTCCTGCTGTTAGTATTTGCAGGATTGGGAACAAAACTACAT GTTATTAAATGCAAGGCTGCTGTTGCCTGGGAGGCAGGTAAACCTCTCTCTCTTGAGGAGGTGGATGTTGCTCCACCAAAAGCTTATGAAGTTCGTATCAAG ATAGTTGCCACCGCTGTCTGTCACACTGATGCCTACACTCTGAGTGGTGCTGATCCCGAAGGATGTTTCCCTGTGATCTTGGGTCACGAAGGAGCGGGAATTGTAGAGAGCGTTGGGGAGGGAGTAACAAAAGTAAAGCCAG gCGACACTGTTATCCCTCTATACATCCCCCAGTGTGGAGAGTGCAAGTTCTGTAAGAATCCCAAAACAAATCTGTGCCAGAAGATAAG AATTACTCAAGGGAAAGGACTCATGCCTGATGGTACCAGCAGATTCACctgcaaaggaaagcagatttACCACTTCATGGGGACTAGCACCTTCTCTGAGTATACTGTGGTGGCCGATATCTCAGTAGCCAAGATAGATGCGGCAGCACCTCTCGATAAAGTGTGCCTGCTGGGTTGTGGCATCTCTACTGGCTATGGGGCTGCTGTCAACACTGCTAAG gTGGAACCTGGCTCTACATGTGCTGTCTTTGGTTTAGGAGGAGTTGGGCTGGCGGTTATTATGGGCTGTAAAATAGCAGGAGCATCTCGGATCATTGGCATCGACCTTAACAAGGATAAGTTTGCCAAAGCCAAAGAGTTTGGAGCTACTGAGTGCATTAGCCCTCAAGACTTCAAGAAGCCCATACAGGAGGTGCTGGTTGAGATGACCGATGGTGGCGTAGACTATTCCTTTGAGTGCATTGGTAATGTTGGAGTCATG AGGGCTGCCTTGGAAGCCTGCCACAAAGGTTGGGGAGTCAGTGTGATAGTCGGAGTAGCTGCTGCTGGTCAGGAGATCTCCACACGGCCATTCCAGCTAGTAACTGGGCGGACATGGAAAGGGACTGCATTTGGAG gcTGGAAGAGCGTAGACAGCGTACCGAAACTGGTGACTGACTACATGTCCAAAAAGATCAAGGTTGATGAATTTGTGACTCACACCCTGCCTTTTGACAAAATTAATGAGGCTTTTGAGCTGATGCATACAGGAAAGAG caTTCGAACTGTCCTAAAGCTTTAG
- the LOC129205768 gene encoding alcohol dehydrogenase class-3 isoform X1, whose protein sequence is MASGVIKCKAAVAWEAGKPLSLEEVDVAPPKAYEVRIKIVATAVCHTDAYTLSGADPEGCFPVILGHEGAGIVESVGEGVTKVKPGDTVIPLYIPQCGECKFCKNPKTNLCQKIRITQGKGLMPDGTSRFTCKGKQIYHFMGTSTFSEYTVVADISVAKIDAAAPLDKVCLLGCGISTGYGAAVNTAKVEPGSTCAVFGLGGVGLAVIMGCKIAGASRIIGIDLNKDKFAKAKEFGATECISPQDFKKPIQEVLVEMTDGGVDYSFECIGNVGVMRAALEACHKGWGVSVIVGVAAAGQEISTRPFQLVTGRTWKGTAFGGWKSVDSVPKLVTDYMSKKIKVDEFVTHTLPFDKINEAFELMHTGKSIRTVLKL, encoded by the exons ATGGCCAGCGGG GTTATTAAATGCAAGGCTGCTGTTGCCTGGGAGGCAGGTAAACCTCTCTCTCTTGAGGAGGTGGATGTTGCTCCACCAAAAGCTTATGAAGTTCGTATCAAG ATAGTTGCCACCGCTGTCTGTCACACTGATGCCTACACTCTGAGTGGTGCTGATCCCGAAGGATGTTTCCCTGTGATCTTGGGTCACGAAGGAGCGGGAATTGTAGAGAGCGTTGGGGAGGGAGTAACAAAAGTAAAGCCAG gCGACACTGTTATCCCTCTATACATCCCCCAGTGTGGAGAGTGCAAGTTCTGTAAGAATCCCAAAACAAATCTGTGCCAGAAGATAAG AATTACTCAAGGGAAAGGACTCATGCCTGATGGTACCAGCAGATTCACctgcaaaggaaagcagatttACCACTTCATGGGGACTAGCACCTTCTCTGAGTATACTGTGGTGGCCGATATCTCAGTAGCCAAGATAGATGCGGCAGCACCTCTCGATAAAGTGTGCCTGCTGGGTTGTGGCATCTCTACTGGCTATGGGGCTGCTGTCAACACTGCTAAG gTGGAACCTGGCTCTACATGTGCTGTCTTTGGTTTAGGAGGAGTTGGGCTGGCGGTTATTATGGGCTGTAAAATAGCAGGAGCATCTCGGATCATTGGCATCGACCTTAACAAGGATAAGTTTGCCAAAGCCAAAGAGTTTGGAGCTACTGAGTGCATTAGCCCTCAAGACTTCAAGAAGCCCATACAGGAGGTGCTGGTTGAGATGACCGATGGTGGCGTAGACTATTCCTTTGAGTGCATTGGTAATGTTGGAGTCATG AGGGCTGCCTTGGAAGCCTGCCACAAAGGTTGGGGAGTCAGTGTGATAGTCGGAGTAGCTGCTGCTGGTCAGGAGATCTCCACACGGCCATTCCAGCTAGTAACTGGGCGGACATGGAAAGGGACTGCATTTGGAG gcTGGAAGAGCGTAGACAGCGTACCGAAACTGGTGACTGACTACATGTCCAAAAAGATCAAGGTTGATGAATTTGTGACTCACACCCTGCCTTTTGACAAAATTAATGAGGCTTTTGAGCTGATGCATACAGGAAAGAG caTTCGAACTGTCCTAAAGCTTTAG